The Bicyclus anynana chromosome Z, ilBicAnyn1.1, whole genome shotgun sequence genome window below encodes:
- the LOC112045517 gene encoding galactosylgalactosylxylosylprotein 3-beta-glucuronosyltransferase S — MSVKPYKLLKNIFAMSIFFGAIWMLLTWSTFGILNLHLSEPKSIPVAVKNTICYIDYNDSRPHVSNNVSLKMIYYVTPTYPRPEQVPELMRLAYTLMHVPRLHWIVADDESVCSEPVLNILRRTGLPFTHISSPKPFIYKTSNFPRGVANRRAALEWIQKNVSDGILYFGDDDNAVDLQLFDEIRSTKKVSMFPVGLIGNYGVSTPIVKDGKVLGFFDSWPASRTFPVDMAGFAINIGFLKDSADMPFIAGHEEDKFLVSLDLDIEDIEPLAGNCTRILVWHTKTAKHKKSTLKVNINKLTSMDKYHNFANMLKEISRLGLANLDSETGIKSFITRNRKTYESISVL, encoded by the exons tTTACACTTATCTGAACCGAAAAGCATACCAGTGGCCGTTAAGAACACAATCTGCTATATTGATTACAATGATAGCAGGCCTCATGTCAGTAATAATGTTAGTCTCAAGATGATATATTACGTCACACCAACTTACCCAAGACCAGAACAAGTGCCAGAGTTGATGCGATTGGCTTATACATTGATGCATGTTCCAAGATTGCATTGGATTGTTGCAGACGATGAGTCAGTGTGTTCAGAGCCTGTCTTAAATATTCTCAG ACGAACGGGCCTACCATTCACACATATTTCTAGTCCAAAaccttttatatataaaaccaGCAACTTCCCACGTGGTGTGGCCAACAGACGCGCTGCTCTGGAATGGATCCAAAAGAACGTATCAGATGGAATACTTTATTTTGGAGATGATGACAATGCGGTGGACTTGCAGCTTTTTGATGAAATCAG AAGCACAAAGAAAGTGTCCATGTTTCCAGTTGGATTGATAGGCAACTATGGAGTATCTACGCCGATTGTTAAAGATGGAAAG GTACTGGGCTTCTTCGATTCGTGGCCGGCTTCCAGAACGTTCCCCGTGGACATGGCTGGATTCGCCATTAACATCGGCTTCCTCAAGGACTCGGCTGACATGCCCTTTATAGCAGGCCACGAGGAGGACAAGTTCCTGGTCAGCCTGGACCTGGACATCGAGGATATAGAACCGCTAGCTGGAAACTGCACCAGGATACTAGTTTGGCACACGAAGACAGCCAAACACAAGAAGTCCACGCTCAAGGTCAACATCAATAAGCTCACGTCGATGGATAAGTATCACAACTTTGCTAATATGCTGAAAGAAATATCTAGACTGGGCTTAGCCAACTTGGATTCTGAGACTGGTATAAAATCTTTCATAACTAGAAACAGGAAGACATACGAAAGCATTTCGGTTCTATAG